From Spiroplasma endosymbiont of Amphimallon solstitiale:
TTTGTTAAAAGTAACATTATTTAGTGTAAAAATTCTCTAAAAATAACACTTTATCATGTATCATTACTTTTCTACAAAATTAAAGGAATTTTCTTTTATTCTATAAGTATAAGTAAAAATATCTGAATTTGTATAGTTGACATTAGCATTATTTACTAATAAAAGTTTAATTTTTTCTAAATCATTTTCTTTTACTGCATTCATTAATTGTTTATTTTTTTCTCTTTCTCTTGCTTGTGGTGAACATGATTTCAAAAATTTAATTACATCTAAATGACCATTTTCAATAGTTCGATCTAAAGCAGTTTCACCATGTAAATTTATTTGATTAACATTGGCGCCATTTTCCTTTAATTTTGTAGAAAAGTAATGATACATGATAAAGTGTTATTTTTAGAGAATTTTTACACTAAATAATGTTACTTTTAACAAATTTTTAATTAAAAATAATATTTTAAGTGTAAATTGATGAATAATTTTTGGTCATCCATACTTTTCTACATACCTGAATTGTAAAATTAAAAAGGACACTTATATAAAAATTAAATTGTGTTAATTCTATAATTAAGAAAAGAAAGGAATTAGCACAATGTATAAGTATCTGACTATTGAATCAATAATAGCAATAAAAGAATATAAAAGTTATGGATTTTCGATTCGTAAAATAGCAAAAGCCATTGATTATAGTAAATCAACTGTACATAGAGTTTGTAGATTATTAAATCAAAACTTATTACCATTAGAAATATTGAATAAAATTCAAAAAAATAAACAAAATGCAGGTAGAAAATTAATAATTTTAACTTTAATAGAAATTAATACTATTAATCATTTGTTAATTACTAAAAATTATGCTCTTGATATAATTGCTAATTTTTTAAAGGAAAATAAAATAAAAAGTATTTCAACAAAAACTTTATATAACATGTTTAAAACAAATCGAATGGGTTTTGATGAAAATAACTTATTGAGAAAAGGAAAAAATAAACCTCACAAACAAAAAGAAACTAGGGGCAGAATTAATAATTGTAAGTCTATTCATGAAAGAAATTTAATCATTCCTAATATTAAAAATATAGAAGAATTCTTTAATTTTGTAGAAAAGTAATGATACATGATAAAGTGTTATTTTTAGAGAATTTTTACACTAAATAATGTTACTTTTAACAAATTTTTAATTAAAAATAATATTTTAAGTGTAAATTGATGAATAATTTTTGGTCATCCATACTTTTCTACATAATTAAAAGAAGAATTTGGTCATTTAGAGGGTGATACTATCATTGGTAAAGATCATAAAAGTTCTATTATTACTTTAGCTGATATATGATCAAAAACCACAATTCCTTTAGCAACTAAAAATAATAAATCAGAAAATATTACAAAAAGTATAATAAAATTTATTTCAAAGTTACAAAAAGGAACAGTTAAAACTATTACTTTTGATCGTGGTAAAGAATTTAGTAAATGAAAATTAATCGAAAAAAATTGTAATGTTAAGATTTATTTTGCAGATCCTGGTAAACCTTGTCAAAGAGGTTTAAATGAAAATAATAATGGTATTTTAAGAAGATATTTACCAAAATCTACAGATCTATCCTTTAATTTTGTAGAAAAGTAATGATACATGATAAAGTGTTATTTTTAGAGAATTTTTACACTAAATAATGTTACTTTTAACAAATTTTTAATTAAAAATAATATTTTAAGTGTAAATTGATGAATAATTTTTGGTCATCCATACTTTTCTACATAATTAAAAGATCTATCTTCATATAAACAAAAAGATTTAAATACTATAGCATTTCAAATTAATTCTACACCCAGAAAATCACTATCTTATAAAAGACCAATAGATTTAATACAATTATTTTAAAAAACTGTCCCATTTATATTTACAATTCAGGATATATAATCATTTTACATTATTTTCGAAAAGATTCTAAACAGGTTCTTACAGAACGTGAGAAATTTAAAAGTTTAAGTAATTTTATTGAAATTCTTCAAAATTTTAAAAAAAATATTGTTACAAATAAAGAATTTCAAGAAGAAGTAGCAATCACAGTTATTAGTGAAAAAGATTTTCCTGAAAATATAAGTTTGATTAATAATATCTCTAGTGTAGTAACAAATTTAGAAAATAGACCATTTAATATGTAAAGTTTATTTTTTTTATTTTAACAAAATATATTGTATAAAATAGAAATAAATTATGATTTTAATAATAATTTTCCCTTTACATTATTATGATTTTAACA
This genomic window contains:
- a CDS encoding ankyrin repeat domain-containing protein gives rise to the protein MYHYFSTKLKENGANVNQINLHGETALDRTIENGHLDVIKFLKSCSPQAREREKNKQLMNAVKENDLEKIKLLLVNNANVNYTNSDIFTYTYRIKENSFNFVEK